From Aspergillus fumigatus Af293 chromosome 3, whole genome shotgun sequence, a single genomic window includes:
- a CDS encoding fructose-bisphosphate aldolase FBA1, with protein MGILDKLSRKSGVIVGDDVLRLFEYAQEKNFAIPAVNVTSSSTVVACLEAARDQNCPIILQVSQGGAAYFAGKGVSNDGQKASIAGSIAAAHYIRSIAPSYGIPVVLHTDHCAKKLLPWLDGMLDEDERYFKQHGEPLFSSHMIDLSEEPVDYNIETTAKYLKRAAPMKQWLEMEIGITGGEEDGVNNEDVDNNSLYTQPEDILAIYNALAPISPYFSIAAGFGNVHGVYKPGNVRLHPELLSKHQAYVKEKIGSNKDKPVYFVFHGGSGSTKEEYKQAISYGVVKVNLDTDMQYAYMSGVRDYILNKKDYLMSAVGNPDGEDKPNKKYFDPRVWVREGEKTMSKRVQVALEDFNTAGQL; from the exons ATGGGTATCCTCGACAAGCTTTCCCGCAAGTCCGGCGTCATTGTCGGCGATGACGTCCTCCGTCTCTTCGAGTACGCTCAGGAGAAGAACTTTGCGATTCCCGCCGTT AACGtcacctcttcctccaccgTCGTCGCTTGCCTTGAGGCCGCTCGCGACCAGAACTGCCCCATCATTCTCCAGGTCTCTCAGGGTGGTGCTGCCTACTTTGCCGGAAAG GGTGTCAGCAACGATGGCCAGAAGGCCTCCATCGCTGGTTCTATCGCCGCTGCCCACTACATCCGCAGCATTGCTCCCTCCTACGGCATTCCCGTCGTCCTCCACACCGACCACTGCGCCAAGAAGCTGCTTCCTTGGCTCGACGGTATgctcgatgaggatgagcgcTACTTCAAGCAGCACGGCGAGcccctcttctccagccacaTGATTGATCTGTCTGAGGAGCCCGTTGACTACAACATTGAAACCACCGCCAAGTACCTGAAGCGTGCTGCTCCCATGAAGCAGTGGCTCGAGATG GAAATCGGTATCactggtggtgaggaggacGGTGTCAACAACGAGGACGTTGACAACAACTCCCTGTACACTCAGCCCGAGGACATCCTGGCCATCTACAACGCTCTCGCCCCCATCAGCCCCTACTTCTCCATTGCCGCTGGTTTCGGTAATGTGCACGGTGTCTACAAGCCCGGCAACGTCCGTCTGCACCCCGAGCTTCTGAGCAAGCACCAGGCCTacgtcaaggagaagatcggCTCCAACAAGGACAAGCCCGTCTACTTCGTCTTCCACGGTGGCTCTGGTTCCACCAAGGAGGAATACAAGCAGGCGATCAGCTACGGTGTCGTCAAGGTCAACCTCGACACCGATATGCAGTACGCCTACATGTCTGGTGTCCGTGACTACATTCTCAACAAGAAGGACTACCTCATGAGCGCTGTCGGCAACCCCGACGGCGAGGACAAGCCCAACAAGAAGTACTTCGATCCCCGTGTGTGGGTTCGCGAGGGTGAGAAGACCATGAGCAAGCGTGTGCAGGTTGCTCTGGAGGACTTCAACACTGCTGGCCAGCTGTAA
- a CDS encoding putative ubiquitin C-terminal hydrolase, producing MQEKSTTIAAYAAGASLAAVALFYVFGPNYTIDGDDSNDSNRKKSIVGLSNPANDCFINSVLQALAGLGDLRVYLIRELHRRELDGPDVYNSLPEANETPRGMTPERIRELQQGTITRALKEMLDRLNERPIYKKTITNRAFIQALEYAFRTRISRNQQDAQEFLQIVAERLCDEYHAGLKARQRAQGLPATLPGSGGEESVQSSAVEKGSAEIEVRIDDGTEMGLPAIIDNKLKEIDNAYGFPFEGQMESQIECQFCHYQYKPNKTSFVNLTLQVPQKSSTTLSSCFDGLLKTEYIDDFRCDRCRLQHALDAKMVELSRSHSTRDRERLEQEIQLTRHAIATDPENPPEGVSLPPSDLAPKRKIARHMRITIFPKIIAIHLSRSIFDRSSSTKNAAKVSFPERLPLGGILSQKWFKLLAIVCHKGSHNSGHYESFRRNNLYPPFSTPDTFSSYAQSRATSVNPSTAPSPRLAARGVAEPEPSPISLSSSTSLPSLSGSSLPSPARSQTVSVRDSSQPASQLNAPPSPSARPTTSSSRVSFQSIRTKSSGSKQNLSPPGSETPSPASDSGAWSKSGSRPSFMSERTTSKTPPEAPALSSSRLRRRKKTNDRWWRISDEKIKECKTSDVLGMQKEVYLLFYEMEKGSFGA from the coding sequence ATGCAGGAAAAGTCGACAACCATCGCCGCATACGCAGCCGGAGCATCCCTGGCGGCCGTGGCCCTCTTCTACGTCTTCGGGCCAAATTACACAATCGACGGCGATGACTCGAACGACAGTAACCGCAAAAAAAGCATTGTGGGGCTGTCGAATCCGGCAAACGACTGCTTCATCAACTCGGTTCTACAGGCGCTCGCGGGTCTGGGTGATCTGCGTGTATACCTGATCAGGGAATTACATCGGCGTGAACTGGATGGACCGGACGTATATAACTCACTGCCAGAGGCAAATGAGACGCCGCGGGGGATGACGCCCGAGAGAATCCGCGAACTACAACAGGGTACGATCACGCGAGCTCTGAAAGAGATGCTGGACCGATTGAATGAGCGTCCGATCTACAAGAAGACCATCACCAACCGGGCTTTCATCCAGGCTCTCGAGTACGCATTCCGTACTCGGATCAGCCGCAATCAGCAGGACGCGCAGGAATTCCTCCAGATCGTTGCGGAGCGTCTTTGTGACGAGTACCATGCCGGGTTGAAGGCACGACAGCGTGCACAAGGTCTTCCTGCAACGCTGCCAGGCTCGGGCGGTGAAGAATCGGTGCAAAGCAGTGCTGTCGAGAAGGGATCTGCTGAAATCGAAGTGCGGATTGACGATGGGACTGAGATGGGCCTTCCGGCAATCATCGATAACAAACTGAAAGAGATCGACAATGCGTATGGATTTCCGTTTGAAGGACAAATGGAATCGCAGATTGAATGCCAGTTCTGCCACTATCAATACAAGCCGAACAAGACTTCATTCGTGAACCTGACGCTACAAGTTCCTCAGAAGAGCTCGACCACCCTCAGTTCCTGCTTTGACGGGCTACTCAAAACAGAATATATCGATGACTTCCGGTGTGACCGATGCCGGTTACAACATGCCCTGGATGCCAAGATGGTAGAATTGAGCAGGTCTCATTCGACAAGAGATAGGGAGCGTCTCGAGCAAGAAATCCAGTTGACTCGACATGCTATCGCTACTGATCCTGAGAATCCTCCCGAAGGAGTCAGCCTTCCTCCATCCGACCTTGCACCTAAGCGAAAGATTGCTCGCCATATGCGCATCACTATTTTCCCAAAGATTATAGCAATCCACCTTTCGCGCTCGATCTTTGATCGCAGTAGTTCTACGAAAAATGCCGCCAAAGTATCCTTCCCTGAACGACTTCCTTTGGGAGGAATATTGAGCCAGAAGTGGTTCAAGCTGCTGGCCATTGTCTGCCACAAAGGCAGTCATAACAGCGGCCACTACGAATCTTTCCGACGTAACAACCTCTATCCACCTTTCTCTACTCCGGATACCTTTAGTTCCTACGCGCAAAGTCGGGCAACCAGCGTCAATCCCTCTACTGCACCGAGTCCTCGTCTCGCGGCTCGCGGGGTCGCCGAGCCAGAACCCTCCCCAATCAGcctctcttcctcgacaTCATTACCATCCCTGTCGGGCAGTTCGCTTCCCTCCCCAGCTCGTTCTCAGACTGTGTCGGTGAGGGACTCCTCACAACCTGCATCTCAGCTGAATGCGCCTCCCTCGCCGTCTGCTCGGCCCACCACATCCAGCTCCCGTGTATCCTTTCAGAGTATCCGCACCAAATCGTCAGGTTCTAAGCAGAATCTCTCGCCGCCGGGATCTGAAACCCCGAGTCCAGCTAGTGATAGTGGGGCCTGGAGCAAGTCTGGATCACGGCCATCCTTCATGAGTGAGCGGACCACTTCCAAGACGCCCCCAGAAGCACCAGCCCTGTCGAGTTCTCGGCTCCGCCGTCGCAAGAAGACGAATGATCGATGGTGGCGCATCTccgacgagaagatcaaggaatGCAAGACCTCAGACGTGCTGGGCATGCAGAAAGAAGTCTACCTCTTGTTTTATGAAATGGAGAAAGGGTCTTTCGGGGCTTAG